A portion of the Plodia interpunctella isolate USDA-ARS_2022_Savannah chromosome 4, ilPloInte3.2, whole genome shotgun sequence genome contains these proteins:
- the LOC128669249 gene encoding transient receptor potential-gamma protein-like isoform X4: MFLRVPESGGSDMSGGSGGGSGGGSGGGSVAVDARRPSTCRVELGALLASEPRPLDNKVKRHSIHGMTEEENIVRPHQEMAVLSLEEKKYLLGVERGDVAGTRRVLQRARDTGHINVDCVDPLGRSALLMAIDNENLEMVELLVEFGVETRDALLHAISEEFVEAVEALLDHEERTRKEGAPHSWEALPPETATFTSDITPLILAAHRDSYEIIKLLLDRGAGLPVPHDVRCNCDDCVRSRSEDSLRHSRSRINAYRALASPSLIALSSKDPILTAFELSWELRRLSALEHEFKTEYQELRAQCQEFATALLDHTRTSYELQVLLNHETGSAPAPPTEPGAPERMRLSRLKLAIKLRQKKFVAHPNVQQLLASIWYESVPGFRRKNMLLQAAEMVRIGAMFPLYSLAYIAAPHSTVGRTLRKPFIKFLCHSASYFMFLFLLILASQRIETAAGGLLWGTAPHGQPMSRRGAPPSLVEWLILAWVSGLIWSEVKQLWDMGLREYVHDMWNVIDFVTNSLYVATVALRIVSHFQVRREMAAGLVGNQPRENWDAWDPMLLSEGLFSAANIFSSLKLVYIFSVNPHLGPLQVSLSRMVLDILKFFVLDILVIFAFSCGLNQLLWYYADMEKKRCTTSTAPANGTLPDPDACIVWRRFANLFETMQTLFWAAFGLIDLDSFELDGIKIFTRFWGMLMFGTYEVINVIVLLNLLIAMMNHSYQLISERADVEWKFARSKLWISYFEEGGTVPPPFNVVPSPKSILYAWRWLQRRLCGHARAKREHMRTIRRKAKQANERDFRYQGIMRNLVRRYVTVQQRRAESGGVTEDDVNEIKQDVSAFRCELVEILRNSGMNTSTANAGAPGGGGGKKNRQKERRLMKGFNIAPTGSLAPVDEFLASLHHEHGGAHGVDHASMSAFLGGSVTL; encoded by the exons ATGTTCCTGCGCGTGCCTG AGAGCGGCGGGTCCGATATGTCGGGCGGCAGCGGCGGCGGTAGCGGCGGCGGTAGCGGCGGCGGCAGCGTGGCGGTGGACGCGCGCCGCCCCTCCACGTGTCGCGTGGAGCTGGGCGCGCTGCTGGCGTCCGAGCCGCGCCCGCTCGACAACAAAGTCAAG AGGCACAGCATCCATGGCATGACGGAGGAGGAGAACATCGTGCGTCCGCACCAGGAGATGGCGGTGCTGTCGCTGGAAGAGAAGAAGTACCTGCTGGGCGTGGAGCGGGGCGACGTGGCAGGGACGCGGCGGGTGTTACAGCGCGCCCGAGACACCGGCCACATCAATGTGGACTGCGTGGACCCGCTGGGCAGGAGCGCACTGCT GATGGCCATCGACAACGAGAACTTGGAGATGGTGGAGCTGCTGGTGGAGTTCGGAGTGGAGACCCGGGACGCACTGCTGCACGCCATCTCCGAGGAGTTCGTGGAGGCTGTGGAGGCGTTGCTGGACCACGAGGAGCGTACACGCAAGGAAGGCGCGCCACAC AGCTGGGAAGCTCTCCCGCCAGAGACAGCGACGTTCACATCCGACATCACGCCCTTGATCCTGGCGGCGCACAGAGACAGCTATGAAATCATCAAGCTACTGTTAGACCGCGGCGCCGGACTTCCGGTTCCTCACGACGTCCGCTGCAACTGCGACGACTGCGTCCGATCCCGCAGTGAAGACTCCTTGAGACACTCCCGATCAAGAATCAACGCATACCGCGCTTTAGCCTCCCCCTCCCTCATCGCCCTCTCCTCAAAAGACCCAATACTAACAGCGTTCGAACTCTCGTGGGAGTTACGACGTCTCTCCGCGTTGGAACACGAGTTCAAGACAGAATATCAGGAGCTGAGAGCCCAGTGTCAAGAGTTTGCGACGGCACTGTTGGATCATACACGCACATCGTATGAGCttcag GTGTTGTTGAATCACGAGACCGGTTCGGCTCCGGCACCACCCACGGAGCCAGGTGCGCCGGAGCGAATGCGGCTGTCCAGGCTCAAACTTGCGATCAAACTCAGACAGAAGAAG TTCGTGGCGCATCCTAACGTGCAGCAACTGCTGGCTTCCATCTGGTACGAGAGCGTGCCGGGGTTCCGTCGCAAGAACATGCTGCTGCAGGCGGCCGAGATGGTTCGCATCGGCGCCATGTTCCCGCTGTACTCGCTGGCGTACATCGCCGCACCGCACTCCACAGTGGGCCGCACGCTGAGGAAACCCTTCATTAAGTTCCTCTGCCATTCCGCCAGCTACTTCATGTTTTTGT TTCTGCTAATCCTGGCCTCGCAACGCATCGAGACAGCAGCGGGCGGGCTACTGTGGGGCACGGCGCCGCACGGGCAGCCGATGTCTCGGCGCGGTGCTCCGCCCTCGCTCGTCGAGTGGCTCATCCTGGCCTGGGTCAGTG GTCTGATCTGGAGCGAAGTGAAGCAACTGTGGGACATGGGGCTACGGGAGTACGTGCACGACATGTGGAACGTAATCGACTTCGTCACCAACTCGCTCTACGTGGCAACTGTCGCGCTACGGATAGTCTCGCATTTCCAG GTCCGTCGTGAGATGGCAGCAGGATTAGTCGGAAACCAGCCGCGAGAAAACTGGGATGCGTGGGACCCGATGCTGCTGTCCGAAGGTTTATTCTCCGCCGCCAATATCTTCAGCAGCCTCAAGCTGGTCTACATCTTCAGCGTCAACCCGCACCTCGGCCCGCTGCAAGTCTCGCTGAGCCGCATGGTCCTTGACATCCTCAAGTTCTTTGTTTTGGACATTCTTGTCATCTTCGCGTTCTCGTGTG GTTTGAATCAGCTGCTGTGGTACTATGCAGACATGGAGAAGAAACGGTGTACCACCAGCACGGCGCCAGCAAATGGCACTTTACCAGATCCTGACGCTTGCATTGTCTGGAGACGGTTTGCCAA CTTATTCGAGACAATGCAGACTCTTTTCTGGGCGGCGTTCGGGCTGATCGACTTGGATTCATTCGAGCTGGACGGCATCAAGATCTTCACGCGGTTTTGGGGCATGCTCATGTTCGGCACGTACGAGGTCATCAACGTCATCGTGCTGCTTAATTTGCTCATCGCTATGATGAATCACTCCTATCAGCTGATCTCG GAACGCGCAGACGTGGAATGGAAGTTCGCTCGTAGCAAGCTGTGGATCAGCTACTTCGAGGAGGGGGGCACAGTGCCCCCGCCCTTCAACGTGGTGCCGTCGCCCAAGTCTATCTTGTACGCCTGGCGGTGGCTGCAGCGGAGGCTGTGTGGACACGCCAGGGCCAAGCGAGAGCACATGCGCACTATACgg AGAAAAGCAAAACAAGCCAACGAAAGAGACTTCCGCTACCAG GGCATCATGCGCAATCTGGTGCGCCGCTACGTGACGGTGCAGCAGCGACGAGCGGAGAGCGGCGGCGTCACCGAAGATGACGTCAATGAGATCAAGCAGGACGTCAGCGCCTTCCGCTGCGAACTGGTCGAGATTCTACGCAACTCTGGCATGAACACTTCCACGGCTAATGCAGGTGCTCCAG GTGGCGGCGGCGGCAAGAAGAATCGTCAGAAAGAGCGTCGTCTGATGAAAGGGTTTAACATAGCTCCCACCGGCTCACTAGCGCCAGTGGACGAGTTCCTAGCGTCTCTCCATCACGAGCACGGAGGAGCGCATGGAGTAGACCACGCTTCGATGTCTGCATTCCTCGGAG GTTCGGTAACGTTGTAG